In a genomic window of Dissulfuribacter thermophilus:
- a CDS encoding sigma-54-dependent transcriptional regulator translates to MEKTVLVVDDEESILESVTDILEDEGFQVRVAKDGKNALASIREEIPNIVLLDIWMPGIDGIETLRIIKEEWPFIPVVIMSGHGTIETAVKATKLGAYDFIEKPLSYEELVMTLRNALRFHELQEENVLLRQMMGHPKELTGTSPAMTALKEQIKVVAPTDAWVLIHGENGTGKELVAQTIHRLSKRRSKPMIEVNCAAIPDELIESELFGHEKGAFTGATTMKRGKFDLANGGTLFLDEIGDMSLKTQAKILRILQEQRFERVGGSKTIKVDVRILAATNKDLEKEIEKGNFREDLYYRLNVIPIEVPPLRKRKEDIPLLVQEFLAEFSTKLGIPKKEIDEEATQLLQEYDWPGNVRELRNFIERLVILTKNQNITKSDLPPQFHKRPKEIEKPLPEFFTCQDFKEAKAMFEREYLIRKLQENHGNITKTAEAIGIERRHLHRKMKALGIEYKD, encoded by the coding sequence ATGGAAAAAACAGTACTAGTAGTAGATGATGAAGAGAGCATTCTCGAGTCTGTAACAGACATTTTAGAGGATGAGGGCTTTCAAGTAAGGGTGGCAAAAGATGGGAAAAACGCCCTTGCTAGTATAAGAGAGGAGATACCCAATATAGTCCTATTGGATATATGGATGCCGGGGATTGACGGAATTGAGACCTTGAGGATCATAAAAGAAGAGTGGCCCTTTATCCCTGTAGTTATCATGAGTGGACATGGGACCATTGAAACTGCGGTAAAGGCAACAAAACTCGGTGCGTACGACTTTATTGAAAAGCCCTTAAGCTACGAAGAGCTTGTAATGACTCTTCGTAATGCCCTGAGATTCCACGAACTTCAGGAAGAAAACGTACTTCTCCGCCAGATGATGGGCCATCCAAAAGAACTCACTGGCACCAGCCCTGCCATGACAGCCTTAAAAGAACAGATTAAGGTGGTGGCCCCTACAGATGCCTGGGTGCTGATACATGGTGAAAATGGTACAGGCAAGGAACTTGTGGCCCAGACCATACACAGGCTCAGCAAAAGGCGCTCAAAACCCATGATCGAAGTGAATTGTGCTGCAATCCCAGATGAACTCATCGAAAGTGAACTGTTCGGTCATGAAAAGGGTGCCTTTACTGGTGCTACTACTATGAAGAGAGGAAAATTTGACCTGGCAAATGGAGGCACTCTCTTTCTAGATGAGATCGGAGACATGAGCCTCAAGACCCAGGCAAAGATACTTAGAATCCTACAGGAACAAAGATTCGAGAGAGTGGGTGGTTCAAAGACAATTAAAGTAGACGTTCGAATACTTGCAGCCACCAATAAAGACCTTGAGAAGGAGATCGAAAAGGGAAATTTCAGAGAGGATCTCTACTACAGACTAAATGTCATTCCAATAGAAGTGCCTCCTTTAAGGAAGAGGAAGGAAGATATTCCATTATTAGTCCAGGAATTTCTTGCGGAGTTTTCCACTAAGCTTGGCATTCCCAAAAAGGAAATTGATGAAGAGGCGACCCAACTCCTACAAGAATATGACTGGCCTGGTAATGTTAGAGAACTCAGGAATTTCATAGAACGTCTTGTAATTCTGACAAAAAATCAAAACATTACAAAAAGTGATCTTCCACCGCAATTTCATAAAAGGCCAAAAGAAATAGAAAAACCACTTCCAGAATTTTTTACTTGTCAGGACTTTAAAGAGGCAAAGGCCATGTTTGAACGGGAATATCTCATTAGAAAACTCCAGGAAAACCATGGCAATATAACAAAAACCGCTGAGGCTATAGGGATTGAGCGGCGCCATCTCCACAGAAAGATGAAGGCATTGGGGATTGAATACAAGGACTAA
- the plsY gene encoding glycerol-3-phosphate 1-O-acyltransferase PlsY yields the protein MKTSLVFIVITYIVGSIPFGLLFSKIKGIDIRKHGSGNIGATNVARVIGKGWGLFTLLLDFLKGYLPIKLYLLYYAQGPSDPLPGVLGLFAVCGHCFSIFLKGRGGKGVATAAGVFLAFSPKAFLAPVLIFIISVKLSGFVSVGSLLASASAPISMHLNGASPFIEPFLWLIVLVIWFQHRSNIKRLLSGKEMKI from the coding sequence ATGAAGACCAGTTTGGTATTTATTGTCATAACATACATTGTTGGATCGATTCCCTTTGGGCTTTTATTTTCCAAAATTAAGGGGATAGATATCAGAAAACACGGAAGTGGGAACATCGGCGCAACAAATGTAGCAAGGGTAATAGGAAAGGGCTGGGGCCTCTTTACCCTGTTACTTGATTTTTTAAAGGGCTACCTACCTATCAAGCTTTATTTACTGTATTATGCACAGGGTCCATCAGACCCTTTACCTGGAGTGCTTGGTCTTTTTGCCGTCTGTGGCCACTGCTTTTCTATTTTTTTAAAGGGACGTGGTGGCAAAGGCGTTGCCACAGCAGCAGGGGTATTTCTGGCCTTTTCTCCAAAGGCATTTCTGGCTCCAGTATTAATATTTATAATATCCGTAAAACTAAGCGGATTTGTGTCAGTTGGTTCTCTTTTGGCATCGGCATCTGCGCCCATTTCTATGCACCTAAACGGAGCTTCCCCTTTTATTGAGCCGTTTTTATGGCTCATAGTCTTAGTTATATGGTTTCAACATAGGTCAAATATAAAGAGGCTTCTTTCAGGAAAAGAAATGAAAATTTGA